In a genomic window of Vigna angularis cultivar LongXiaoDou No.4 chromosome 6, ASM1680809v1, whole genome shotgun sequence:
- the LOC108343225 gene encoding zinc finger BED domain-containing protein RICESLEEPER 2, with the protein MDMSDAVIVKSSRLKSVVWNDFDRIKKGDTCVAVCRHCKKKLSGSSTSGTSHLRNHLIRCQRRSSHGIAQYISTREKRKEGTLAIANFNIDQDANKDDNTLSLVNIKFEQTQLKDDSVNPGTSNFDQRRSRFDLARMIILHGYPLAMVEHVGFRAFVKNLQPLFELVSLNRVEADCIEIYEREKKKVNEMLDKLPGKISLSADVWNAVGDAEYLCLTSNYIDESWQLRRRILNFIRIDPSHTEDMVSEAIMSCLMYWDIDRKLFSMILDSCSTCDNIAVRIGDRLLQNRFLYCNGQLFDIRCAANVINAMVQHALGAVSEIVIKIRETIGYIKSSQIILAKFNEMAKEVGILSQKGLCLDNASQWNSTYSMLEVALEFKDVLILLQENDTAYKVCLSDVEWERITAVTSYLKLFVEVINVFTKNKYPTANIYFPELCDVKLHLIEWCKNSDEYISSLASRLRSKFDEYWEKCSLGLAVAAMLDPRFKMKLVDYYYPQIYGSMSGSRIEEVFDGVKALYNEHSIGSPLASHDQGLAWQVGNGPLLLQGSAKDSRDRLMGFDKFLHETSQGEGTKSDLDKYLEEPLFPRNVDFNILNWWRVHTPRYPVLSMMARNVLGIPMAKVAPELAFNHSGRVLDRDWSSLNPATVQALVCSQDWIRSELEN; encoded by the coding sequence ATGGACATGTCTGATGCTGTCATTGTCAAATCTAGTAGGTTAAAATCGGTGGTGTGGAATGATTTTGATAGGATTAAAAAAGGCGACACCTGTGTGGCTGTTTGTAGGCATTGCAAAAAGAAACTTAGTGGTTCAAGTACCAGTGGAACATCACATTTAAGGAACCATTTGATTCGGTGTCAGAGAAGGTCTAGCCATGGCATAGCACAGTACATTTCTacaagagaaaagagaaaggaaggaACCCTAGCAATTGCAAATTTCAATATAGATCAAGATGCAAACAAAGATGACAATACCCTTAGTCTTGTCAATATTAAATTTGAGCAGACACAGTTGAAAGATGACTCTGTCAACCCTGGGACTAGTAACTTTGATCAAAGACGGAGTCGATTTGACCTTGCTCGGATGATTATTCTACATGGATATCCATTGGCTATGGTTGAGCATGTTGGTTTCAGAGCATTTGTAAAAAATCTGCAGCCATTGTTTGAGCTTGTGTCATTGAATAGGGTTGAGGCTGATTGTATTGAGATttatgagagagagaaaaaaaaagttaatgagATGTTGGATAAGTTGCCTGGGAAAATCAGTCTTAGTGCTGATGTGTGGAATGCTGTGGGGGATGCAGAGTATTTGTGTTTGACATCAAATTACATCGATGAATCCTGGCAGTTAAGAAGGaggatattaaattttataaggaTTGATCCTTCTCATACGGAAGACATGGTTTCAGAAGCTATCATGAGTTGCCTAATGTATTGGGATATAGACCGTAAACTATTTTCTATGATACTGGATAGTTGCTCTACCTGTGATAACATTGCCGTTAGAATTGGTGATAGACTTCTGCAAAACAGGTTTCTTTATTGTAATGGGCAATTATTTGATATACGATGTGCTGCAAATGTTATTAATGCTATGGTTCAGCATGCTCTGGGAGCTGTAAGTGAAATAGTCATTAAGATTCGTGAAACTATTGGTTACATTAAAAGTTCACAAATTATACTGGCAAAGTTCAATGAGATGGCTAAAGAAGTTGGGATCCTGAGTCAAAAGGGCTTATGTCTAGATAATGCATCACAATGGAATTCCACATACTCAATGCTTGAAGTTGCCTTGGAATTCAAGGATGTTTTAATTCTCTTGCAAGAAAATGACACTGCCTACAAAGTCTGTTTATCTGATGTAGAGTGGGAGAGAATCACAGCAGTTACCAGCTACTTGAAGCTTTTTGTTGAGGTTATAAATGTTTTCACTAAGAATAAGTATCCAACTGCAAACATATATTTCCCTGAGCTCTGTGATGTTAAGCTGCATTTGATTGAATGGTGCAAGAATTCAGATGAGTATATCAGTTCTTTGGCGTCAAGATTGAGAAGCAAGTTTGATGAGTACTGGGAGAAATGTAGTTTAGGGTTGGCAGTTGCTGCGATGTTAGACCCTCGATTCAAGATGAAGTTGGTAGATTATTATTATCCACAAATTTATGGCAGCATGTCTGGAAGTCGAATTGAAGAGGTCTTTGATGGTGTGAAAGCTCTATACAATGAACATTCGATAGGCTCCCCATTAGCATCTCACGATCAAGGTCTGGCCTGGCAAGTTGGCAATGGCCCACTTCTCTTACAAGGTTCTGCAAAGGATTCAAGGGATCGATTGATGGGGTTTGATAAATTTCTCCATGAAACTTCACAGGGTGAAGGTACAAAATCAGATCTAGACAAGTATTTGGAAGAACCCCTTTTTCCACGCAATGTTGATTTCAACATACTGAACTGGTGGAGAGTTCACACCCCCAGATATCCTGTCTTATCCATGATGGCACGCAATGTTTTAGGAATTCCAATGGCAAAGGTTGCGCCTGAACTGGCCTTTAATCACAGTGGAAGGGTCCTTGATCGTGATTGGAGCTCACTTAATCCTGCTACTGTCCAAGCTTTGGTGTGTTCACAAGATTGGATAAGGAGTGAACTGGAAAATTAG